In Streptococcus oralis, a single window of DNA contains:
- a CDS encoding NAD(P)H-dependent oxidoreductase: MKILVINGHPDKGSFCQEIFRTIVENIDSNHHELESINLNEIDFDPVLRYGYRKRMEEDSFILRSQELIQWADHFIFVYPIWWSSMPSLLKGWIDRVFTPGIAYSANNKGSFIWNYLRGQQFKKLLKGKTASIYATSMAPTWWYKVFSGPINIPDSYGISVLKNAVLNHCGIKTKKVSILGELGREVNTNSIRQKYLQKVAEEVKALD, encoded by the coding sequence ATGAAAATTTTAGTCATCAATGGACATCCTGACAAGGGAAGTTTCTGTCAAGAAATTTTTCGAACGATTGTAGAAAATATTGACTCAAATCATCATGAGCTTGAATCTATTAATCTAAATGAGATAGATTTTGATCCCGTATTACGTTATGGTTATCGAAAACGGATGGAAGAGGACTCTTTCATACTTCGCTCTCAGGAATTAATCCAGTGGGCAGATCATTTCATTTTTGTTTATCCAATTTGGTGGAGTAGTATGCCTAGTTTATTGAAGGGTTGGATCGATCGTGTTTTCACGCCAGGAATTGCTTACTCTGCCAATAATAAAGGAAGTTTTATTTGGAACTACTTAAGAGGTCAGCAGTTTAAAAAGTTACTAAAAGGAAAAACAGCCAGTATTTACGCAACATCAATGGCACCAACATGGTGGTACAAAGTATTTTCAGGTCCTATCAATATCCCAGACAGTTATGGAATATCAGTATTAAAGAATGCTGTCCTAAATCACTGCGGTATTAAAACAAAGAAAGTTTCAATTTTGGGTGAGTTAGGGCGTGAGGTGAATACAAATTCTATAAGACAAAAATATCTGCAAAAAGTTGCTGAGGAAGTCAAGGCGTTGGATTAG